One Thermodesulfobacteriota bacterium genomic window carries:
- a CDS encoding transcriptional regulator, whose translation MNFKPRKLVTVVTEAFLEDRIAADALRLGARGYTACEARGSGQRGARSGEWEASRNVRLEIVCGEEVAHALAEHLLATYYRDYAMILFVTDVQVIRPEKF comes from the coding sequence ATGAACTTCAAGCCCAGAAAGCTCGTTACGGTGGTCACCGAGGCGTTCCTCGAGGACCGTATCGCTGCCGACGCCCTGCGGCTGGGGGCCAGGGGTTACACGGCCTGCGAGGCCCGGGGCAGCGGCCAGCGGGGAGCCCGCAGCGGCGAGTGGGAAGCGAGCCGGAACGTGCGCCTCGAGATCGTCTGCGGCGAGGAGGTGGCCCACGCCCTGGCCGAGCACCTCCTCGCCACCTACTACCGCGACTACGCCATGATCCTCTTCGTCACGGACGTCCAAGTGATCCGTCCCGAGAAGTTCTGA
- a CDS encoding sodium-dependent bicarbonate transport family permease, which produces MIENLLDPAVLCFALGLLAGVVGAQARLPEALYETLSVYLLLSIGLKGGADLARAGLALAAPAVGAAVALGAAMPLAAYPVLRWGGLARPDAGAIAAHYGSASAVTFAVCLGFLDRSGVTYEDYVAVLLAFMEVPALAVGIWLARRGREGTGWRALGAEVFLGRGIYFLLCGLAVGFLAGPDRVQPLAPLFFEPFKGVLALFLLEMGLVASRRLRDLARVGPFLVAFGVAVPLAGGLAGAFAGTAVGLSVGGTAVLATLCASASYIAAPAAMRLAVPEANPSLYLTASLGVTFPFNIAWGVPAYLWLSRLVHGWIGPGPLGP; this is translated from the coding sequence GTGATCGAGAACCTCCTCGACCCGGCGGTGTTGTGTTTCGCCCTGGGCCTGCTCGCCGGCGTGGTGGGGGCACAGGCGAGGCTTCCCGAGGCCCTGTACGAGACCCTCAGCGTCTACCTGCTCCTGTCCATCGGCCTCAAGGGCGGGGCGGACCTGGCCCGGGCGGGCCTGGCCCTGGCGGCCCCGGCCGTGGGGGCGGCTGTGGCCCTGGGCGCCGCCATGCCCCTGGCGGCGTACCCGGTGCTGCGGTGGGGAGGGCTGGCCCGTCCCGACGCCGGGGCCATCGCCGCCCACTACGGGTCGGCGAGCGCGGTGACCTTCGCGGTGTGTCTCGGGTTCCTGGACCGCAGCGGGGTGACCTACGAGGACTACGTGGCGGTCCTCCTGGCCTTCATGGAGGTTCCGGCGTTGGCCGTGGGGATCTGGCTCGCCCGGCGGGGCCGGGAAGGCACGGGATGGCGTGCGCTGGGGGCCGAGGTATTCCTTGGCAGGGGCATCTACTTTCTCCTGTGCGGCCTCGCGGTGGGTTTCCTGGCGGGCCCCGACCGGGTGCAGCCCCTGGCGCCCCTCTTCTTCGAGCCCTTCAAGGGGGTGCTGGCCCTCTTCCTCCTGGAGATGGGGCTCGTGGCCTCCCGCAGGCTGCGGGACCTGGCCCGGGTGGGGCCCTTCCTCGTCGCCTTTGGAGTCGCCGTGCCGCTCGCCGGGGGATTGGCCGGCGCCTTCGCCGGCACGGCGGTGGGGCTCAGCGTCGGGGGCACGGCGGTGCTCGCCACGCTCTGCGCCAGCGCTTCCTACATCGCGGCGCCCGCGGCAATGCGGCTGGCGGTGCCCGAGGCCAACCCGTCCCTGTACCTGACGGCTTCCCTCGGGGTCACCTTCCCTTTCAACATCGCCTGGGGCGTGCCGGCGTATCTGTGGCTGTCCCGGCTCGTCCACGGGTGGATCGGCCCGGGGCCCCTGGGTCCCTGA